The genomic stretch GGGCATCTAAAAATATAAGAAGTTTACACCCGCATTCAAAATTCATCAACTATTACCACCGCATCAAATCACCATACGTAACTACTCCTTTCTTTTCAGCTTCCTTAAGCAACTTGATGAGCAGTTGGGCGGTCAGGAAAGCATCTCCTGCTGCGGTGTGGCGGTCATGCACGGGGACTTTGTATCGTTCACACAATTTATCCAGGCTATAATCGCGCAGGTTGATCCGGGAAGGGTCATAATGAATGCCATGTTCCAGCCTCATTGCCAGATCGCCTGTGTCCACTACTGGATTTTGAAGCTTTCTAAGCCCAAGGGGCTCGCATATTTTTTCTAGCATCGCAAGATCAAATCCGGCATGATGTGCCACTAGGATATCGCTCCCCAGATAAGGCAAAAATCCCCTTACAAA from Echinicola soli encodes the following:
- a CDS encoding 3'-5' exonuclease; translated protein: MSWWKIFKKRPMKSAMVKHYEENFTKPISKKLPISELTFVVVDTETSGLDPKKDHILAFGGIKITNNRILVQSSREQFVQSKRKNASSIKIHEILQPQNAVSPREFVRGFLPYLGSDILVAHHAGFDLAMLEKICEPLGLRKLQNPVVDTGDLAMRLEHGIHYDPSRINLRDYSLDKLCERYKVPVHDRHTAAGDAFLTAQLLIKLLKEAEKKGVVTYGDLMRW